A single Oryza brachyantha chromosome 8, ObraRS2, whole genome shotgun sequence DNA region contains:
- the LOC102715782 gene encoding uncharacterized protein LOC102715782 isoform X2 has product MARKKRLNIVHSSCHYGNGEGSSSGQSLPQVEPPQPYEDEVIHVEQQDDEPLNMPAEEVKKRKGTTLRYVWDLPPGRRVVVKCNKLGQPIGEEGGLLGQFLGTLARNGAYCPLDKMTWRNIKADEGDLTILQFVQTKFLYPPSCVQWILKSIGRDWRRYKAVLKKKYFNPKKKRSALYKLCPDDVEKDQWIPLIKYWKSEKGKALSEKNKRSRSMLQNPHSAGTKSYARWSEDMRQDDPNKKQPHRAKVYLATHKKKDKDKNQHVVTLENLIDEQPELAQNEQGRVAWEGDALNKVLGKEKPGQVHGMGLLPVPKQVYARTSHHLKNINITMVNDSSSDEETHVRGEVGELKKLVKTLGQRIDELENKGTSNGNSEPPMATSQRTFDDGIEEGVVRTNRKRVQCSTPDQDDSMSNQRIISMNKRRCEEQRNKQHDNILDLCGKKEADNTIGSPHQDDFSSQPHLVHDLRREMNKKKHRNLEKFAKTTEKQETQKKTAHHMAQNRVHSSSMKVGTTIILITAKYPNKETVAYATYLSSNPRDKVDGVEIGNEFTKVVVNHPLKEDEDLVRPVKHCKTIGDAHYEGISIAWPSFCVQKINS; this is encoded by the exons ATGGCTAGAAAGAAACGGTTGAACATAGTACATAGTAGTTGTCACTATGGAAATGGAGAGGGAAGTAGCAGCGGACAATCATTGCCACAAGTAGAGCCTCCTCAACCATATGAAGATGAGGTGATTCATGTTGAGCAGCAAGATGATGAGCCTCTCAACATGCCTG CTGAAGAGGTGAAGAAGCGCAAGGGGACTACCTTGCGATATGTTTGGGATCTTCCACCTGGACGACGCGTAGTTGTAAAATGCAACAAATTAGGGCAACCTATCGGGGAAGAAGGTGGATTGCTAGGACAGTTTTTGGGCACATTAGCAAGAAATGGAGCTTACTGTCCATTAGATAAGATGACATGGAGAAATATCAAAGCAGATGAAGGAGATTTAACAATACTACAATTTGTACAG ACAAAGTTCCTGTACCCTCCATCATGCGTTCAATGGATACTGAAATCAATTGGAAGAGATTGGAGGCGATACAAGGCTGtactaaaaaagaaatattttaatccaaagaAGAAGCGTTCTGCTCTGTATAAATTGTGTCCAGACGATGTAGAAAAAGACCAATGGATTCCACTTATCAAATATTGGAAGtcagaaaaaggaaag GCCCTCAgtgaaaagaacaaaagaagtCGTTCAATGTTACAGAACCCTCACTCAGCAGGGACAAAGAGTTATGCTCGTTGGTCCGAGGACATG AGACAAGATGATCCAAATAAGAAGCAGCCACATAGAGCAAAGGTTTACTTAGCAActcacaaaaaaaaggataaagataaaaatcaaCATGTG GTCACATTGGAGAATCTCATTGATGAACAACCAGAGTTGGCACAAAATGAGCAAGGAAGAGTTGCATGGGAAGGTGATGcactaaataaagtattgggaaaagaaaaacctgGACAAGTGCATGGAATGGGATTACTTCCTGTTCCTAAACAGGTTTATGCTCGTACATCACATCATCTCAAGAACATAAATATCACTATGGTGAATGACTCATCATCGGATGAAGAGACACATGTTAGAGGGGAAGTGggggaattaaaaaaattagtcaaaaCGCTAGGTCAGCGTATTGATGAGCTGGAAAACAAAGGAACAAGCAATGGGAATAGTGAACCACCTATg GCAACATCTCAAAGAACTTTTGATGATGGTATTGAAGAGGGAGTAGTACGGACTAATAGAAAG AGGGTTCAATGCAGTACACCTGATCAAGACGACTCAATGAGTAATCAAAGAATTATATCAATG AACAAAAGAAGATGTGAGGAACAGCGAAATAAGCAACATGATAATATTCTAGATCTTTGTGGCAAAAAG GAGGCTGATAACACCATAGGATCACCACATCAAGATGATTTCTCATCACAACCACACCTTGTTCATGATCTTCGGCGGGAG atgaataaaaagaaGCATCGGAATTTAGAGAAATTTGCAAAGACTacagaaaaacaagaaactcAGAAGAAGACTGCACATCACATGGCCCAAAATAGGGTGCATTCTTCTTCAATGAAG GTTGGTACCACAATAATCTTGATCACCGCAAAATATCCTAACAAAGAAACTGTGGCATATGCTACTTATTTGAGTAGTAACCCAAGAGACAAAGTGGATGGTGTTGAGATTGGTAACGAGTTCACTAAAGTGGTTGTCAATCATCCACTTAAGGAAGATGAGGATCTCGTAAGGCCAGTGAAGCATTGCAAGACAATTGGTGATGCCCATTATGAAGGAATATCGATTGCTTGGCCTTCATTTTGT GTTCAAAAGATCAATAGTTAA
- the LOC102716061 gene encoding RNA-binding protein L-like: MMPQPQPGMAPPPPPPQAAAPGGAPPQWGAIPPPMPSPQQQYAPPPPQMWGQAPPPPQAGYGQAPPPPQGGYYGAPAAPAAAAPAGPNEVRTLWIGDLQYWMDEHYISSCFAPTGELLSVKLIRDKQTGQLQGYGFIEFATRVGAERVLQTYNGAMMPNVEQTYRLNWATAGEKRDEGPDYTIFVGDLAAEVTDYILQETFRVHYPSVKGAKVVTDKMTMRSKGYGFVKFGDPSEQARAMTEMNGMVCSSRPMRIGPAANKKATGVQEKVPSAQGVQSDNDPSNTTIFVGGLDPSVTDDALKQVFTPYGDVVHVKIPVGKRCGFVQFASRAAAEEALVLLQGTLIGGQNVRLSWGRSPSNRQAQPQQDSNQWGGATTGYYGYGQGYEAYGYAQPQDPNMYGYGAYAGYPNYQQPLAQLPQQQQ; this comes from the exons ATGatgccgcagccgcagcccgGGAtggccccgccgcccccgccgccgcaggcggcCGCCCCCGGGGGCGCGCCACCGCAGTGGGGCGCCATCCCTCCCCCGATGCCGTcgccgcagcagcagtacgcgccgccgccgccgcagatgTGGGGCCaggctcccccgccgccgcaggccgGGTACGGGCaggcgccgcccccgccgcagGGAGGGTACTAcggggcgccggcggcaccggcggcggccgcgcccgcGGGGCCCAACGAGGTCAGGACGCTCTGGATCGGGGATCTCCAGTACTGGATGGACGAGCACTACATCTCTTCCTGCTTTGCTCCCACCGGCGAG CTACTATCTGTGAAGCTAATTCGTGACAAACAGACTGGCCAACTTCAGGGTTATGGATTTATTGAATTCGCAACCCGTGTTGGTGCTGAGAGAGTTCTTCAAACATACAATGGGGCAATGATGCCAAATGTTGAGCAGACATACCGGTTGAATTGGGCCACTGCTGGTGAAAAACGTGATGAAGGCCCTgattacacaatttttgttggTGATTTGGCTGCTGAAGTTACAGACTACATATTGCAAGAGACATTCAGGGTACATTACCCATCTGTGAAGGGTGCAAAAGTTGTGACAGATAAAATGACAATGCGCTCAAAGGGCTATGGCTTCGTGAAATTTGGTGATCCTTCTGAGCAAGCTCGTGCTATGACTGAAATGAATGGAATGGTTTGTTCTTCAAGACCTATGCGTATTGGCCCAGCTGCAAATAAGAAAGCAACTGGAGTTCAAGAGAAAG TACCGAGTGCTCAGGGAGTTCAGTCTGACAATGATCCTAGCAATACCACC ATATTTGTTGGTGGCCTTGACCCCAGTGTCACTGATGATGCGTTGAAACAAGTTTTCACTCCCTATGGAGATGTGGTACATGTTAAGATTCCAGTTGGAAAAAGATGTGGATTTGTTCAATTTGCTAGCAG AGCTGCTGCAGAGGAAGCTTTGGTACTTCTACAAGGTACCTTGATTGGAGGACAAAATGTGAGGCTATCATGGGGTCGCAGCCCTTCGAACAGACAAGCTCAG CCTCAACAGGATTCTAACCAGTGGGGTGGTGCTACTACTGGATACTATGGTTATGGTCAAGGATATGAGGCGTATGGGTATGCTCAACCTCAGGACCCTAATATGTATGGGTATGGAGCTTATGCTGGTTATCCCAATTACCAACAACCACTAGCTCAGCTGCCGCAGCAGCAACAG TGA
- the LOC102715782 gene encoding uncharacterized protein LOC102715782 isoform X1 produces MARKKRLNIVHSSCHYGNGEGSSSGQSLPQVEPPQPYEDEVIHVEQQDDEPLNMPAEEVKKRKGTTLRYVWDLPPGRRVVVKCNKLGQPIGEEGGLLGQFLGTLARNGAYCPLDKMTWRNIKADEGDLTILQFVQTKFLYPPSCVQWILKSIGRDWRRYKAVLKKKYFNPKKKRSALYKLCPDDVEKDQWIPLIKYWKSEKGKALSEKNKRSRSMLQNPHSAGTKSYARWSEDMRQDDPNKKQPHRAKVYLATHKKKDKDKNQHVVTLENLIDEQPELAQNEQGRVAWEGDALNKVLGKEKPGQVHGMGLLPVPKQVYARTSHHLKNINITMVNDSSSDEETHVRGEVGELKKLVKTLGQRIDELENKGTSNGNSEPPMATSQRTFDDGIEEGVVRTNRKRVQCSTPDQDDSMSNQRIISMNKRRCEEQRNKQHDNILDLCGKKHQEADNTIGSPHQDDFSSQPHLVHDLRREMNKKKHRNLEKFAKTTEKQETQKKTAHHMAQNRVHSSSMKVGTTIILITAKYPNKETVAYATYLSSNPRDKVDGVEIGNEFTKVVVNHPLKEDEDLVRPVKHCKTIGDAHYEGISIAWPSFCVQKINS; encoded by the exons ATGGCTAGAAAGAAACGGTTGAACATAGTACATAGTAGTTGTCACTATGGAAATGGAGAGGGAAGTAGCAGCGGACAATCATTGCCACAAGTAGAGCCTCCTCAACCATATGAAGATGAGGTGATTCATGTTGAGCAGCAAGATGATGAGCCTCTCAACATGCCTG CTGAAGAGGTGAAGAAGCGCAAGGGGACTACCTTGCGATATGTTTGGGATCTTCCACCTGGACGACGCGTAGTTGTAAAATGCAACAAATTAGGGCAACCTATCGGGGAAGAAGGTGGATTGCTAGGACAGTTTTTGGGCACATTAGCAAGAAATGGAGCTTACTGTCCATTAGATAAGATGACATGGAGAAATATCAAAGCAGATGAAGGAGATTTAACAATACTACAATTTGTACAG ACAAAGTTCCTGTACCCTCCATCATGCGTTCAATGGATACTGAAATCAATTGGAAGAGATTGGAGGCGATACAAGGCTGtactaaaaaagaaatattttaatccaaagaAGAAGCGTTCTGCTCTGTATAAATTGTGTCCAGACGATGTAGAAAAAGACCAATGGATTCCACTTATCAAATATTGGAAGtcagaaaaaggaaag GCCCTCAgtgaaaagaacaaaagaagtCGTTCAATGTTACAGAACCCTCACTCAGCAGGGACAAAGAGTTATGCTCGTTGGTCCGAGGACATG AGACAAGATGATCCAAATAAGAAGCAGCCACATAGAGCAAAGGTTTACTTAGCAActcacaaaaaaaaggataaagataaaaatcaaCATGTG GTCACATTGGAGAATCTCATTGATGAACAACCAGAGTTGGCACAAAATGAGCAAGGAAGAGTTGCATGGGAAGGTGATGcactaaataaagtattgggaaaagaaaaacctgGACAAGTGCATGGAATGGGATTACTTCCTGTTCCTAAACAGGTTTATGCTCGTACATCACATCATCTCAAGAACATAAATATCACTATGGTGAATGACTCATCATCGGATGAAGAGACACATGTTAGAGGGGAAGTGggggaattaaaaaaattagtcaaaaCGCTAGGTCAGCGTATTGATGAGCTGGAAAACAAAGGAACAAGCAATGGGAATAGTGAACCACCTATg GCAACATCTCAAAGAACTTTTGATGATGGTATTGAAGAGGGAGTAGTACGGACTAATAGAAAG AGGGTTCAATGCAGTACACCTGATCAAGACGACTCAATGAGTAATCAAAGAATTATATCAATG AACAAAAGAAGATGTGAGGAACAGCGAAATAAGCAACATGATAATATTCTAGATCTTTGTGGCAAAAAG CATCAGGAGGCTGATAACACCATAGGATCACCACATCAAGATGATTTCTCATCACAACCACACCTTGTTCATGATCTTCGGCGGGAG atgaataaaaagaaGCATCGGAATTTAGAGAAATTTGCAAAGACTacagaaaaacaagaaactcAGAAGAAGACTGCACATCACATGGCCCAAAATAGGGTGCATTCTTCTTCAATGAAG GTTGGTACCACAATAATCTTGATCACCGCAAAATATCCTAACAAAGAAACTGTGGCATATGCTACTTATTTGAGTAGTAACCCAAGAGACAAAGTGGATGGTGTTGAGATTGGTAACGAGTTCACTAAAGTGGTTGTCAATCATCCACTTAAGGAAGATGAGGATCTCGTAAGGCCAGTGAAGCATTGCAAGACAATTGGTGATGCCCATTATGAAGGAATATCGATTGCTTGGCCTTCATTTTGT GTTCAAAAGATCAATAGTTAA